The segment GCTCGTGGCAGTCGGAACGCGCCAAGGTCTATCGCCGTCTCAACGATATTCCCGGCGGTTGGGGCACGGCCGTCAACGTCCAGGCCATGGTCTTCGGCAATATGGGCGATACCTCGGCCACCGGCGTTGCGTTCACGCGCGATCCGGCAACCGGCGAACGCGCCTATTACGGCGAATTCCTCATCAATGCGCAGGGTGAAGACGTCGTCGCCGGCATCCGCACCCCGCAATATCTCACCAGGCAGGCGCGTGAGCGCGCCGGCGCCAAGCCCGCCTCGATGGAAGAGGCGATGCCTGAAACCTATGTCGAGCTCGCACGGGTCTTCGATCTGCTCGAAACCCATTACCGCGACATGCAGGACATCGAGTTCACCGTCGAGCGGGGCAAGCTCTGGATGCTCCAGACGCGTTCGGGCAAGCGCACCGCCAAGGCCGCGCTCAAGATCGCGGTGGACATGGCCAATGAAGGCCTGATCACCGAGGCGGAAGCCGTCGCCCGCGTCGATGCCGCCGCGCTCGATCAGCTTCTCCACCCGACGCTCGATCCCAAGGCGCCGCGCGATGTGCTCACCAAGGGCCTGCCGGCCTCGCCGGGTGCGGCTTCGGGTCAGGTCGTGTTCGATGCCGACACCGCCGAGCGTCTCGCCGAAATGGGCGAAGCGGTCATCCTCGTCCGCGTCGAAACCAGCCCCGAAGACATCCACGGCATGCACGCGGCCAAGGGCATTCTCACCGCGCGTGGCGGCATGACCAGCCACGCCGCCGTGGTCGCGCGCGGCATGGGCCGTCCCTGCGTCTCGGGCGCGGGTTCGCTCGCGATCGATTCCAAGGCGAAAACCATGCGCATCGGTTCGCGTGAGGTGAAGGAAGGCGACATCATCACGATCGACGGCGCAAGCGGCGAAGTGATGTTCGGTTCGGTCGCCACCGTCCAGCCCGAACTCGCCGGCGATTTCGGTACGCTCATGGTCTGGGCCGACAAGGTGCGCCGCCTCAAGGTGCGCACCAACGCCGAAACCCCCGCCGATTGCCGCACCGCGCGCGAATTCGGCGCGGAAGGCATTGGCCTGTGCCGTACCGAGCATATGTTCTTCGACGCGGCGCGCATCACCGCCGTCCGCCAGATGATCCTCGCCGACAGCGAAAAGGGCCGCCGTGCGGCACTCGACAAGCTGCTGCCCGAACAGCGCAAGGATTTCGCCGAGATCTTCGAGGTGATGGCCGGCCTTCCGGTGACCATTCGTCTGCTCGATCCGCCGCTCCACGAATTCCTCCCGCATCAGGAAAGCGAATTTGCCGAAGTCGCGCAGGCGGCGGGCGTCAGCGTCGACGAACTCAAGCGCCGTGCGAACGAACTGCATGAATTCAACCCGATGCTCGGTCACCGTGGCTGCCGTCTCGGCGTCACCTATCCTGAAATCTACGAGATGCAGGCGCGCGCGATCTTCGAGGCGGCCTGCGATATCGCCGAAAAGTCGGGCGCGGCACCCATTCCCGAAGTCATGGTTCCGCTCGTCGCCACCAAGCGTGAGCTTGAGCTGATGAAGGACGTGATCGACACCACGGCGAAGGCGGTGTTCGCCGAAAAGGGGCGTACGATCGACTATCTTGTCGGCACGATGATCGAACTGCCGCGCGCTGCGCTCAAGGCTGGCGAGATCGCCGAGGTTGGCGCCTTCTTCAGCTTCGGCACCAACGATCTCACGCAGACGACGCTGGGCGTCAGCCGCGACGATGCGGGCCGCTTCCTGACGACCTATGTCGACAAGGGCATCTTCCCGCGCGATCCGTTCGTCAGCATCGACGTCGAAGGCGTCGGCCAACTGATCGAACTCGCGGCCGAACGCGGCCGCGCGACCCGTCCGGACATCAAGCTCGGCATCTGCGGCGAACATGGCGGCGATCCGGCGTCGATCGCCTTCTGCGAGCAGACCGGCCTCGATTATGTCTCGGCCTCGCCCTACCGCGTTCCCATCGCCCGCCTCGCGGCGGCGCAGGCGGCGCTCAAGGCACGCTGATGGATCGGGGCGTCCGCGCCCCGACACAGCCAATTAAAAAAAAGGGGCGGCCGGATCATCCGGTCGCCCCTTTTTATTGCCTTGGTGAGCCGGGTGTCAGGCCTTGCCGTTGACGAAGGTATCGCTGATCGAACAGGCCGCCGGGCCGAGAATGACGACGAAAAGCACCGGCAAGATAAACACGATCAGGGGCACGGTCATGATTGCGGGCAGACGGGCCGCCTTTTCCTCGGCGCGCATCATGCGTTCGTTGCGGAACTCGGCCGAAAGCACGCGCAGCGCGGAGGCGAGGGGGGTGCCGTATTTTTCGGTCTGGATCATGGTCGTGACAACGCCGCGCACGGCATCCAGATCGACGCGCGATGCCAGATTTTCGAATGCCTGGCGGCGTTCGTTCAAAAAGCTCAGCTCGATCCCGGTTAGCGCGAATTCCTCGCCCAGTTCGGGATAGGCGCGGCCCAGTTCACGGGCGACGCGGTGAAAGGCCGCATCGACGGTCAGGCCGGCCTCCGCACAGATCACCAGCAGGTCGAGCGCATCGGGCAAGCCCTTGCGGATCGCGTCGGACCGCTTCTGAATCTTGTTCTTCAGGAAGATGTCGGGCGCCTTGTAGCTGCCGATCAGCGAGGCGGCGACGAGCCCGTATTTCTTGATCGGCGTCCAGTCGGGGAACCAGTCCAGAAAATACACGCCGACGATCATGGTGCCGCCGATCACGATGGGCAGCACCATCCGGCTGAAGATGACGACAACGGCCAGGTCTTTGGACCGGATACCCGCCTGCGCCAGCTTCACCTGCGCAACCTTCACCTGATCGTCCTGAAGAACCTTCAGCGATTTCAGGAAATTGCGGATGCGGTCGGTGGTGTCGTTCTGGTGAACGATCTTGGCTCGGCGCTTCGACGTGGAGGCGACGATGCCGGCTTTCAACTGTTCGCGGCGTTCGTTGAGCGCTTTTACGCGTTTGCCCATCGGGTCACGCACGGTCGCCGCCGAATAGATGGCGACAAGCATCGAAAAGGTGGCGATTGCGGCCAGCACGGTCGCCAGCCAGATCGCGTCGATGCCCATGATGGTGGTCGGTTCTTCCATCTCGCTCTATCCCACCGTCAAATTTCGAAACTGACCATCTTCGCCATCATGAAGGCGCCGATGGACATCCAGATGAGCCCGCCAATCCCCGCGATCATCAACCGCGTATCGACGAAAAAACCGCCCATATAATCGGGGCTGATCGTATAGATCAGCGCAAAGACGATGAAGGGCAGCGATCCGACGATATAGGCGGATGCCTTGGATTCAGACGACATCGCCTTGATCTTCAGCTTCATCTGCGCGCGCTTGCGCAGCACCTCGGCAAGGTTGGAGAGCGTCTCGGCCAGGTTGCCGCCGGTCTCGCGCTGGATCGCCAATGTGATGCAGAAAAACTGGAATTCGGGCGTGCCCAAGCGATCGGCGGTTTCCTGAAGCGCGGCATCCATCGTCCGCCCGATCTTGATCTTGTCGCTTACAATGCTGAATTCCTGCCCCACCGGGCCGGGAATTTCGCTGGCCACCACGTTCAGCGTTTCCGAAATCGGAAGCCCTGCGCGCAGGCCGCGAACCAGCAATTCGATCGCGTCTGGAAAGCGCACGGTAAAATCGTTGACGCGCTTCTTCATCAGATGGCCAACCGCGACGTGCGGAATGGCGAGACCGAGCAGCAGGCCGATGAAAAGTGCCAAAAGGAACGGCAAGCCCTTCAGCAGCACCAGTACGAAAGTGACGAGCGCAATCCCGCCGGAAACTGCCAGATATTGTCCAAGCGTCCAGTTCTTGCCGGTGGCGCCAATGCGCTTGCGCAATTGTTCTGGGTTGGGAATGATCTGCGAAGCCAGTCCGTCTCCCTTGCTGCGCCGGGTCGAGATGGCGCGCCGCATCTGGGCCTCGATCGAAGCCGAGGTTGATGCTGCGTGGCGATCCTTGAGCGCCGCCAGGCGCCGCGTCTTGGCCTTGCCGACGGATGGGCCGGAAAAGGCGAAGAACAGCATCGCGATCGCGACAAGGCTTCCTGCCAATAGTCCGAAAATGGGCAACATCGCGCTCATTCCTCGTCAAAAGCCTTTGCCGCGCGTGCATTTCTGCGTACGCGGCAAAGGCATCATGCCGGCAGTTTCACCGATTTCTTGGGCATCAGTGCCTTGAAATCACCCAGCTTGCCGAGCAGCGACTTGCTCTTTCCCGATGCAACGGGGTCTGTCCCATCGACCTGGGTAAGAACGTGCTCAGAAAGCGCGCTGAGGGCGGATCCCGCCTTTGTCGTCCGCGCGGCTTCGACCAAAGCCTTGCCCATCTGGGCGGCCTGAACCGCCGACTTGCTGTCGAAAGGAACGACAAAGTCGACACGTCGCTCGATCGAGCTTTCGAAATCCTTGCGGCTCACTTCCTGCGGCCCAGTCGTATGGACCCGGTTGGCCACGATCGTCACACGGGCTTGCGGGCTGGAGGATTTGAGATGCGAAAGCACGCGGATCGTATCGCGCGCGGATGCCAGCGTCATCTCGGTCACGAGCACGATCGAATGCGCGTCGTGAACAAGATGGGCATGCTGGACCAGCATGTGCCGCGGAATGTCGATCACTGTGCTTTCGAACGACGAACGCATCTCTTCCTGAAGCTGATAAAATGCGCTTCCGTCGGTCATGAGCGGTTGGTGAAGCGGCGCCTCGGCAGAGAGGATAGCGAGCTTTTCCGTCGCCCGAACCATCGCGCGTTCAAGG is part of the Sphingomonas sp. C3-2 genome and harbors:
- the ppdK gene encoding pyruvate, phosphate dikinase, whose amino-acid sequence is MTKYVYRFGGGVSDGGQGDKNLLGGKGANLDGMASIGLPVPPGFTITTEMCTRYYDDGEVFPESLREEVANGIAHIEGVTGKKFGDVADPLLVSVRSGARVSMPGMMDTVLNLGLNDETVTGLVAASGDARFAWDSYRRFIQMYSDVVLELDHGSFEEALEIAKEDKGFTLDTELSAEDLQALVSTYKKLVEEQWGKPFPQDVNDQLWGAVGAVFGSWQSERAKVYRRLNDIPGGWGTAVNVQAMVFGNMGDTSATGVAFTRDPATGERAYYGEFLINAQGEDVVAGIRTPQYLTRQARERAGAKPASMEEAMPETYVELARVFDLLETHYRDMQDIEFTVERGKLWMLQTRSGKRTAKAALKIAVDMANEGLITEAEAVARVDAAALDQLLHPTLDPKAPRDVLTKGLPASPGAASGQVVFDADTAERLAEMGEAVILVRVETSPEDIHGMHAAKGILTARGGMTSHAAVVARGMGRPCVSGAGSLAIDSKAKTMRIGSREVKEGDIITIDGASGEVMFGSVATVQPELAGDFGTLMVWADKVRRLKVRTNAETPADCRTAREFGAEGIGLCRTEHMFFDAARITAVRQMILADSEKGRRAALDKLLPEQRKDFAEIFEVMAGLPVTIRLLDPPLHEFLPHQESEFAEVAQAAGVSVDELKRRANELHEFNPMLGHRGCRLGVTYPEIYEMQARAIFEAACDIAEKSGAAPIPEVMVPLVATKRELELMKDVIDTTAKAVFAEKGRTIDYLVGTMIELPRAALKAGEIAEVGAFFSFGTNDLTQTTLGVSRDDAGRFLTTYVDKGIFPRDPFVSIDVEGVGQLIELAAERGRATRPDIKLGICGEHGGDPASIAFCEQTGLDYVSASPYRVPIARLAAAQAALKAR
- a CDS encoding type II secretion system F family protein, producing the protein MEEPTTIMGIDAIWLATVLAAIATFSMLVAIYSAATVRDPMGKRVKALNERREQLKAGIVASTSKRRAKIVHQNDTTDRIRNFLKSLKVLQDDQVKVAQVKLAQAGIRSKDLAVVVIFSRMVLPIVIGGTMIVGVYFLDWFPDWTPIKKYGLVAASLIGSYKAPDIFLKNKIQKRSDAIRKGLPDALDLLVICAEAGLTVDAAFHRVARELGRAYPELGEEFALTGIELSFLNERRQAFENLASRVDLDAVRGVVTTMIQTEKYGTPLASALRVLSAEFRNERMMRAEEKAARLPAIMTVPLIVFILPVLFVVILGPAACSISDTFVNGKA
- a CDS encoding type II secretion system F family protein; its protein translation is MLPIFGLLAGSLVAIAMLFFAFSGPSVGKAKTRRLAALKDRHAASTSASIEAQMRRAISTRRSKGDGLASQIIPNPEQLRKRIGATGKNWTLGQYLAVSGGIALVTFVLVLLKGLPFLLALFIGLLLGLAIPHVAVGHLMKKRVNDFTVRFPDAIELLVRGLRAGLPISETLNVVASEIPGPVGQEFSIVSDKIKIGRTMDAALQETADRLGTPEFQFFCITLAIQRETGGNLAETLSNLAEVLRKRAQMKLKIKAMSSESKASAYIVGSLPFIVFALIYTISPDYMGGFFVDTRLMIAGIGGLIWMSIGAFMMAKMVSFEI